A single region of the Syntrophotaleaceae bacterium genome encodes:
- a CDS encoding antitoxin — protein sequence MNKYEAVYRATLTKWGEEAQYDQAVEECAELIAALKHYKRDKIGPEQVIEELADVALMVGQLSFMFGEDLVQQAVERKLAKLGRLLET from the coding sequence ATGAACAAGTATGAAGCAGTCTATCGGGCCACCCTGACCAAATGGGGGGAAGAGGCCCAGTATGATCAGGCCGTCGAGGAGTGTGCCGAACTGATTGCGGCGCTGAAACATTACAAGCGCGACAAGATAGGACCCGAGCAGGTCATCGAGGAGTTGGCCGACGTAGCCCTCATGGTCGGGCAACTCAGTTTCATGTTCGGGGAGGACCTGGTGCAGCAGGCCGTTGAAAGGAAGCTGGCCAAGCTGGGCAGACTGCTGGAGACGTGA
- a CDS encoding glycosyltransferase — translation MRRDSFIIAVAVTILAIIGWAAINRPEAEPPWPATIQGFSFAPYHKGQSGIERIYPSREQVDSDLSLLAGRTHAVRTYSVDGILGEIPELAEKHDINVALGAWLERNPDRNEQEVTRLLEIAAHARNVVRLIVGNEVLLRGDLSLDELTVFLDRVRAEIDIPVSTAEPWHVWVDHPELADHVDFIAVHMLPYWEGVPPEKAVDYVIERMGDLTELFPGKPIVISEVGWPSNGRTLGRAVASEANEATFLRRFLARAETENYIYYVMEAFDQPWKQETEGAVGAYWGVYDFERQPKFAFDEPIAQIPDWPVLAATSVIVSLIIFALLLVDSRRLRKRGRSFLAVIAYASATAAVWVVYDYSHQYLTLTNILVGVLLVFGMIGVIVVLLAEAHEWAEALWVLEHSRLSAPPAAEDDLLPMVSVHVPAYNEPPEMMIETLDALAALDYPRFEVLVIDNNTRNPDVWQPVEAHCRRLGPRFRFFHVDQLAGFKAGALNFALRRTSREAEVVAVIDSDYKVHSRWLRDLVPHFLQPNVAIVQAPQDYRDAGESAFKAMAYAEYRGFFHIGMITRNERNAIIQHGTMTMVRRRSLEQVEGWGEWCITEDAELGLRIFEKGYEAVYVPRSYGRGLMPDTFLDYKKQRFRWAYGAVQILRRHGRMLIFGGDSRLTFGQRYHFVAGWLPWLADGINLLFNLAALFWTAGMLAAPGRIYPPLLVFSLLPLTLFIFKIGKLIYLYRTRVGASSVQTMAAAFAGLALTHTIGVAMLTGFVKTGLPFFRTPKLANRQVLLQALLAAREEVLLLVALFLAAAGVIGRLGTESLDLLMWSVMLLLQCIPYAAALLVSIISALPQLPSNWIGEIGSSVREHRHPLRAKCSFRAR, via the coding sequence ATGCGCAGAGACAGTTTCATCATTGCCGTGGCCGTAACCATACTGGCCATTATAGGCTGGGCGGCCATTAATCGGCCGGAGGCAGAACCCCCCTGGCCGGCCACCATCCAGGGTTTTTCCTTCGCCCCTTATCATAAGGGTCAATCGGGGATAGAACGAATCTATCCCAGCCGTGAACAGGTCGACTCGGACCTGTCCCTTCTCGCCGGACGGACCCATGCAGTCCGCACCTACAGTGTCGACGGAATTCTGGGAGAAATTCCCGAACTGGCCGAAAAACATGATATCAACGTCGCCCTGGGGGCCTGGCTGGAAAGAAATCCGGATCGGAACGAACAGGAAGTCACCCGGCTGCTCGAAATTGCCGCCCACGCCCGCAATGTGGTTCGCCTCATTGTCGGCAACGAGGTACTGCTTCGCGGCGATCTTTCCCTGGATGAACTGACCGTCTTTCTCGACAGGGTGAGGGCCGAAATCGACATTCCGGTCAGCACGGCCGAGCCTTGGCACGTCTGGGTCGATCATCCCGAACTCGCCGACCATGTCGATTTCATTGCCGTCCACATGCTGCCTTACTGGGAAGGGGTACCCCCCGAAAAGGCCGTCGACTATGTCATCGAGCGCATGGGCGATCTCACAGAACTCTTCCCGGGCAAGCCCATCGTCATTTCCGAGGTCGGATGGCCGAGCAACGGCCGGACATTAGGGCGAGCCGTCGCCTCGGAGGCCAACGAGGCCACCTTCCTGCGCCGTTTCCTGGCCAGGGCGGAAACGGAAAACTACATCTACTATGTAATGGAAGCCTTTGACCAGCCCTGGAAACAGGAAACTGAGGGGGCGGTCGGCGCCTACTGGGGGGTCTATGATTTCGAGCGGCAACCGAAGTTCGCCTTTGACGAACCGATTGCCCAGATTCCCGACTGGCCCGTTCTGGCGGCGACTTCCGTCATCGTCTCCCTGATCATCTTTGCCTTGCTTCTGGTCGACAGCCGCCGGCTTCGCAAGCGGGGCCGGAGCTTTCTTGCAGTCATCGCCTATGCTTCGGCCACCGCCGCAGTCTGGGTTGTCTACGATTACAGCCATCAGTATCTGACTCTGACCAACATCCTCGTCGGGGTACTGCTGGTTTTCGGCATGATCGGGGTCATCGTGGTGCTGCTGGCCGAGGCTCACGAATGGGCGGAGGCTCTCTGGGTTTTGGAGCACTCACGGCTCTCGGCGCCGCCGGCGGCAGAAGACGACCTCCTGCCGATGGTATCGGTCCACGTACCGGCCTATAATGAACCGCCCGAGATGATGATAGAAACCCTCGACGCCCTGGCGGCTCTGGATTATCCCCGGTTTGAGGTTCTGGTGATCGACAACAACACCAGGAATCCCGACGTGTGGCAACCGGTGGAAGCCCATTGCCGACGGCTCGGCCCCCGTTTTCGATTCTTTCACGTCGACCAGCTCGCCGGTTTCAAGGCCGGGGCCCTCAACTTCGCCCTGCGCCGGACGTCCCGGGAAGCGGAGGTGGTGGCTGTCATCGACAGCGATTACAAGGTCCATTCCCGCTGGCTGAGGGACCTGGTGCCTCATTTTCTGCAGCCCAACGTCGCCATCGTCCAGGCCCCCCAGGATTACCGGGATGCCGGCGAAAGCGCTTTCAAGGCCATGGCCTATGCTGAATACCGTGGTTTTTTCCATATCGGGATGATCACCCGCAACGAACGCAACGCCATCATTCAGCACGGCACAATGACCATGGTCCGGCGCAGGAGCCTGGAACAGGTGGAAGGGTGGGGAGAATGGTGCATTACCGAGGACGCGGAGCTGGGACTGCGCATCTTCGAAAAAGGGTATGAGGCTGTTTACGTCCCCCGCAGCTATGGCCGGGGGTTGATGCCCGACACCTTCCTCGACTACAAGAAGCAACGTTTCCGCTGGGCCTACGGCGCGGTGCAGATCCTGCGCCGCCATGGCCGCATGCTGATTTTCGGAGGAGACAGTCGACTCACCTTCGGTCAACGCTACCATTTCGTGGCCGGATGGCTGCCATGGCTGGCCGACGGCATCAACCTGCTTTTCAATCTGGCCGCTTTGTTCTGGACGGCCGGAATGCTGGCCGCACCCGGGAGAATCTACCCTCCGTTGCTGGTGTTCTCCCTGCTGCCCCTGACCCTGTTTATCTTCAAGATCGGAAAGCTGATCTATCTGTACCGAACCCGGGTCGGCGCCAGCAGCGTCCAGACCATGGCTGCCGCATTCGCCGGTCTGGCCCTCACCCACACCATCGGTGTGGCCATGCTCACCGGTTTCGTCAAAACAGGGCTGCCGTTCTTCCGCACGCCCAAGCTGGCCAACCGGCAGGTGCTGCTGCAGGCCCTGCTGGCCGCCCGTGAGGAAGTCCTGCTTCTGGTCGCTCTGTTCCTGGCCGCGGCGGGAGTGATCGGGCGATTGGGTACGGAATCACTGGATCTGCTGATGTGGTCCGTCATGCTGCTGTTGCAATGCATCCCTTATGCGGCTGCCCTGCTGGTATCCATCATCAGCGCTTTACCGCAGCTGCCCTCTAACTGGATCGGCGAGATCGGGAGCAGCGTCAGGGAACACCGTCACCCGCTCCGGGCAAAATGCTCCTTCAGGGCGCGATGA
- a CDS encoding NADH-ubiquinone oxidoreductase-F iron-sulfur binding region domain-containing protein, whose translation MTTKKQLRIATRNSGFIDPEEIDSYILAGGYQALGRCLSEMTPQELIQEIKKSGLRGRGGAGFPTGVKWEFASRYQSDVKYVICNADEGDPGAYMDRAVLEGDPHSILEAMAIAGYAIGAHNGTIYIRAEYPLAVKRLRIAIEQAREYGLLGEDILGTGFGFAIEIKYGAGAFVCGEETALIRSMEGNRGEPYTKPPFPAEAGYWGKPTILNNVETLANIPAIIMKGSDWFRSIGTETTKGTKVFSLVGKINNVGLIEVPMGITLGEIIFDIGGGCPGGKMFKAVQTGGPSGGVLTYKDLDVRIDYENLAACESIMGSGGMIVMDEEACMVAVSKFFLDFTMDESCGKCAPCRIGSKRLWETLDKITRGKGDEEDLEKLENLARRIKDTALCGLGQTMPNPILSTLRVFREEYLSHVRDHLCPAGVCEQLLDFVILKDKCVGCTLCAKVCPVHAISGSPKEVHVIDREVCIKCGACIDKCKFDAIVRSTEKTPCLTILN comes from the coding sequence ATGACGACGAAGAAACAACTGCGCATCGCCACCCGGAATTCGGGTTTCATCGACCCGGAGGAGATTGATTCCTACATTCTTGCCGGCGGGTATCAGGCCTTGGGCCGTTGCCTGAGTGAGATGACCCCACAGGAACTGATTCAGGAAATTAAAAAGAGCGGCCTGCGGGGACGGGGCGGGGCGGGTTTTCCGACGGGAGTGAAATGGGAGTTTGCCTCCCGGTATCAATCCGATGTCAAGTATGTCATCTGCAATGCCGACGAAGGGGACCCGGGAGCCTACATGGACCGTGCGGTACTCGAGGGGGATCCGCACAGCATTCTTGAGGCCATGGCCATCGCGGGCTACGCCATTGGAGCCCATAACGGTACCATCTACATTCGTGCCGAATATCCTCTAGCGGTGAAACGGCTGCGCATCGCAATCGAACAGGCCCGGGAATATGGACTTCTCGGAGAAGACATCCTGGGCACCGGATTCGGTTTTGCAATCGAGATCAAGTATGGAGCCGGAGCCTTCGTCTGCGGTGAGGAAACGGCTTTGATCCGGTCCATGGAGGGCAACAGGGGTGAGCCTTACACCAAGCCGCCCTTTCCGGCGGAGGCTGGTTACTGGGGGAAACCCACCATCCTGAACAACGTCGAAACCCTTGCCAATATTCCTGCCATTATCATGAAGGGGTCCGACTGGTTCAGGTCCATCGGAACGGAAACCACCAAGGGGACCAAGGTCTTCTCCCTGGTCGGGAAGATAAACAACGTCGGCCTGATAGAGGTGCCGATGGGGATTACTCTGGGGGAAATCATTTTTGATATCGGCGGCGGGTGCCCTGGGGGGAAAATGTTCAAGGCGGTACAGACGGGAGGCCCGTCAGGAGGAGTCTTGACCTACAAGGACCTCGATGTGCGGATCGATTACGAAAATCTGGCGGCCTGCGAATCGATCATGGGATCGGGGGGCATGATCGTCATGGACGAGGAAGCCTGCATGGTGGCGGTGTCGAAGTTTTTTCTCGATTTCACCATGGACGAAAGCTGCGGGAAATGTGCCCCCTGCAGGATTGGATCCAAGCGGCTGTGGGAAACACTCGACAAGATCACCCGGGGGAAGGGTGATGAGGAGGACCTGGAAAAACTGGAAAACCTGGCCCGCCGGATCAAGGACACCGCCTTGTGCGGCCTCGGGCAGACCATGCCGAACCCGATCCTTTCCACTCTGAGGGTTTTTCGTGAAGAATACCTGAGCCATGTCCGAGACCATTTATGTCCGGCAGGCGTCTGCGAACAACTTCTGGATTTCGTCATCCTCAAGGACAAATGTGTCGGGTGCACCCTTTGCGCCAAGGTCTGCCCGGTGCATGCGATCAGCGGATCCCCCAAGGAAGTTCATGTCATCGACCGGGAGGTCTGCATCAAATGTGGTGCCTGTATCGATAAATGCAAATTCGACGCGATCGTGCGCAGTACGGAGAAAACACCATGTCTTACCATTTTGAACTGA
- a CDS encoding DUF3014 domain-containing protein → MKPFHIAALILGLLVVTLLVVFFLWPQKPSSPPVVTELERPPAAPLEAEPEIRYPLPAEERIASEEEKPARPLPALADSDPYMKELFLRLFGESSKVLVSQEFIPRMVLIIDSLPRKEYPHQHVPAQSPPGQFQVSGEAGSRVIAAENFRRYTPYVRLAEAVPSERLKYTYLTVYPLMEQAYRQLGHPKGYFHDRMIQVLDHMIDTPEVEYPLPVVQHVKAFRYADPQLESLSAGRKLLLRMGPDNSQRIRDVLLKLRNQLVGEGQQGESSSAATNS, encoded by the coding sequence ATGAAACCTTTTCATATCGCCGCTCTCATATTGGGATTGCTGGTGGTCACCCTGCTGGTGGTCTTTTTCCTATGGCCGCAGAAACCTTCCTCGCCGCCGGTGGTCACAGAGCTGGAAAGGCCTCCCGCGGCGCCTCTCGAAGCAGAACCGGAGATTCGCTACCCCCTTCCGGCGGAAGAAAGGATCGCTTCCGAGGAAGAGAAACCGGCAAGACCCTTACCGGCTTTGGCCGACAGCGACCCCTACATGAAGGAGCTTTTCCTGCGCCTTTTCGGTGAATCCTCCAAAGTCCTGGTTTCCCAGGAGTTCATTCCTCGCATGGTTCTGATCATCGATTCCCTGCCCCGCAAGGAATATCCCCACCAGCATGTACCGGCACAGTCCCCTCCCGGCCAGTTCCAGGTCTCGGGCGAGGCGGGCAGCAGGGTTATCGCCGCAGAAAACTTTCGCCGCTACACCCCCTATGTCCGGCTGGCGGAAGCGGTACCGTCGGAAAGGTTAAAATACACCTATCTTACCGTCTATCCGCTGATGGAACAGGCCTACCGCCAGTTGGGCCATCCGAAGGGATATTTTCACGATCGCATGATCCAGGTCCTGGACCACATGATAGACACGCCCGAAGTCGAATACCCTCTCCCGGTTGTGCAGCATGTCAAAGCGTTCCGCTATGCCGATCCTCAGCTGGAATCCCTGTCGGCCGGCCGGAAGCTTCTGCTGCGCATGGGACCCGATAATTCCCAACGTATCCGGGATGTTTTACTTAAGCTGCGAAATCAGTTGGTTGGTGAAGGACAGCAAGGAGAATCGTCATCCGCTGCTACAAACTCATAA
- a CDS encoding toxin: MELPDYDFFPTPLFADKLERIRKQDPPGHARIMKVIERLLFHPEDADGRMHGVHHGRLKKYVGRRDYRLIYHWCRLCRKENRRFEDQCGYCEKIPDHSVIFFDVYHKNELAHLKNL, translated from the coding sequence ATGGAATTACCTGATTACGATTTTTTTCCGACACCTCTGTTTGCTGACAAGCTCGAAAGAATCAGGAAACAGGATCCTCCCGGCCATGCCCGCATCATGAAGGTGATCGAACGCCTGCTGTTTCACCCCGAAGACGCCGATGGAAGGATGCACGGCGTTCATCACGGGCGGCTGAAAAAGTACGTCGGTCGTCGGGATTACCGGTTGATCTATCACTGGTGCAGACTCTGTCGCAAGGAAAACCGCCGATTCGAAGACCAGTGCGGTTACTGCGAAAAAATTCCGGACCATAGCGTCATTTTTTTTGATGTTTATCACAAGAACGAACTCGCCCACCTGAAAAACCTCTGA
- a CDS encoding ferritin has translation MLSNKLQDALNEQMKNEFFSAYLYKAMAAYFEGEDLPGFAHWMHLQSLEEMCHGEKFFRFICEAGGRALLLPIDGPKTDYESAQDVFEYSCKHEAFVTDRINQLMTLAKNEGNHAAEIFLQWFVSEQVEEEASFGLELKKLKRMGNDGRGLLMLDRELSQRTFVPPAGMSITGA, from the coding sequence ATGCTCAGTAATAAGCTGCAGGATGCCTTGAACGAACAGATGAAAAACGAATTCTTTTCGGCCTATCTCTATAAGGCCATGGCCGCCTATTTCGAAGGAGAAGACCTGCCCGGTTTCGCTCACTGGATGCACCTGCAAAGCCTCGAGGAGATGTGCCACGGGGAAAAATTCTTCCGATTCATCTGCGAAGCCGGAGGACGGGCTCTTCTCCTTCCGATCGACGGTCCCAAAACCGATTACGAATCCGCTCAGGATGTCTTCGAATATTCCTGCAAGCATGAAGCGTTTGTCACCGACAGGATCAACCAGCTGATGACGCTGGCCAAGAATGAAGGGAACCATGCCGCTGAAATCTTTCTGCAATGGTTCGTCAGCGAGCAGGTCGAGGAAGAAGCCAGCTTCGGACTCGAACTGAAAAAGCTGAAGCGGATGGGGAACGACGGGCGCGGACTGCTGATGCTGGATCGGGAACTGAGCCAGCGCACCTTCGTCCCGCCGGCAGGGATGAGCATCACCGGGGCCTGA